The Mercurialis annua linkage group LG8, ddMerAnnu1.2, whole genome shotgun sequence genome window below encodes:
- the LOC126660871 gene encoding protein pleiotropic regulatory locus 1-like, with translation MPQLSVPHTNWKLYRLITGNGLEVRSLAFGPNNSWFCAGSEDGSIRIIDLASGRIKLTLTGHIGQVRGVAVSSRPNYMYSAGLDGQVKCWDLEQNKVIRNYDGHLSGIYCLSLLRDDNYLITGGRDCVSRVWDVRTRNQELVLSGHTGTVCSVLTRGSDPEVVTGSNDSTIKFWDLRYGKSDFLTLTHHKKTVRALALNLTEKDCFVSASNEIKKFSFPNGEFLQNIVPEPEAITNAIDISNDGVMASGSHDGSLNLWDWRSGVNFQKMPGLLDSEAGICTLSFDRMGSRLIVCGTDRMIQMWKPDPEI, from the coding sequence ATGCCGCAGCTCTCGGTTCCCCATACTAACTGGAAATTATACAGGCTCATCACCGGCAATGGATTAGAAGTGAGATCTCTCGCGTTCGGTCCCAATAATTCTTGGTTCTGTGCAGGCTCCGAGGACGGCTCCATCAGAATAATCGACCTGGCAAGCGGCAGGATCAAGCTGACACTCACAGGACATATCGGACAAGTACGAGGTGTTGCGGTTAGTTCAAGACCTAATTACATGTACTCTGCCGGATTAGACGGACAGGTAAAATGCTGGGATCTTGAACAGAATAAAGTAATTCGGAATTACGACGGTCATCTTTCCGGTATCTATTGCTTGTCTCTCCTTCGTGACGATAATTATTTAATCACCGGCGGCCGTGATTGTGTTTCCAGGGTTTGGGATGTCCGTACAAGAAATCAAGAACTTGTTCTGTCAGGACATACAGGTACAGTTTGTTCAGTTCTGACTCGCGGGTCGGATCCTGAAGTGGTCACGGgttcgaacgattcaacaatcAAGTTTTGGGATCTGAGATACGGTAAAAGTGATTTTTTAACTCTGACCCATCACAAGAAAACGGTTCGTGCATTGGCATTGAATCTGACAGAAAAAGATTGTTTTGTCTCTGCATCAAACGAAATCAAGAAATTTAGCTTTCCGAATGGagaatttttacaaaatattgTTCCTGAACCGGAAGCTATAACTAATGCAATTGATATTAGTAATGATGGTGTCATGGCTTCAGGATCACATGATGGGAGTTTGAATTTGTGGGATTGGAGAAGTGGTGTTAATTTTCAGAAGATGCCCGGTTTGTTGGATTCTGAAGCGGGTATTTGTACTTTATCTTTCGACAGGATGGGTTCGAGGCTTATTGTTTGTGGAACTGATAGAATGATTCAGATGTGGAAACCTGATCCGGAGATTTGA
- the LOC130014769 gene encoding B3 domain-containing transcription factor VRN1-like, whose product MDSCASSRDDGRLMFKSKTPHFFKIILDDHDGKLYIPRKFVRLYGNNLSNSVFLKVPTGATWKLELVKFDGEIWFQNGWQEFVKYYSIAYGSFLVFEYNQTNSEFNVTIFDTSTLEIDYPLEIANRNNEEVDLAKEISQETESDVSVEILNHKTKQKSPILFPQPPNKKIKLEKSIGNRAKSLTPQEKAEAIKRAASNFKSENPYFIVAMQPTFLHFCDSYRLTIPASFVKKFFNKPQGSAILSTIDGNLWSVEYKYYAGSSAKIGQGWRQFAIGNHLEIGDVCVFELIDHANTTLKVSIFRHIKEAVKSTSLGNNKKMKQEESCGNVKTVQRHLCSNFSKAADSANKFTSVNPFFKANMSRSSIVNVPLEFLRKCCKKNAENVWLQIGNRKWAVKLINHSSYRRGWLSAGFSLFAKENSLKAGDVCIFELINSELLLLKVTVFRNSVNYIGIVCPKIQSGCIIY is encoded by the exons ATGGATTCTTGTGCTTCTTCAAGAGACGACGGAAGGCTGATGTTCAAATCAAAAACACCTCATTTTTTCAAGATAATTCTTGATGATCATGATGGAAAGCTT TACATTCCAAGAAAATTTGTCAGATTGTACGGAAACAATCTGTCAAATTCAGTATTCCTGAAGGTTCCGACCGGTGCAACATGGAAACTAGAATTAGTGAAATTTGACGGTGAGATTTGGTTTCAGAATGGCTGGCAAGAGTTTGTAAAGTATTACTCTATAGCTTATGGATcctttttagtttttgaataCAACCAAACAAATTCTGAATTCAATGTGACGATATTTGATACGAGTACTTTAGAAATAGATTATCCGTTAGAGATCGCCAACAGAAACAATGAAGAAGTTGATCTTGCGAAAGAGATTTCTCAAGAAACCGAAAGTGATGTTTCTGTTGAAATCTTGaatcacaaaacaaaacaaaaatcaccaattttatttCCTCAGCCTccaaataagaaaattaagctTGAGAAGTCCATAG GAAATAGAGCAAAATCATTGACACCTCAGGAAAAAGCTGAAGCAATTAAAAGAGCAGCCTctaattttaaatctgaaaatccTTACTTCATAGTTGCAATGCAACCaacttttcttcatttttgtgATAGTTACAGATTG ACTATACCAGCAAGCTTTGTGAAGAAATTTTTCAACAAGCCACAAGGCAGTGCTATACTTAGTACTATTGATGGGAATTTATGGTCTGTTGAGTACAAGTATTACGCCGGCTCGTCAGCGAAAATCGGTCAAGGTTGGAGACAATTTGCTATTGGAAATCATTTGGAAATCGGCGATGTTTGTGTGTTTGAACTGATCGATCATGCTAATACGACATTGAAAGTCTCTATTTTTCGACATATCAAAGAAGCTGTCAAGAGCACATCACTTG GAAACAACAAGAAAATGAAACAAGAAGAGAGTTGTGGCAATGTGAAGACTGTCCAAAGGCATTTATGCTCAAATTTTTCTAAAGCTGCTGATTCTGCCAACAAATTTACATCGGTTAATCCGTTCTTCAAAGCGAATATGTCTCGCTCTAGCATAGTG AATGTACCTCTTGAGTTTCTGAGGAAATGCTGCAAGAAAAACGCAGAAAACGTATGGTTACAAATTGGAAACAGAAAGTGGGCGGTCAAATTAATTAACCATTCATCTTATCGTCGAGGTTGGTTGTCTGCGGGATTTAGTTTATTCGCAAAAGAAAATAGTCTGAAAGCAGGAGATGTTTGCATCTTTGAGTTGATCAATTCTGAATTGCTTCTGCTCAAAGTAACCGTTTTCAGAAATAGTGTGAA TTATATTGGAATTGTGTGTCCGAAGATCCAATCAGGATGCATAATTTATTGA
- the LOC130014977 gene encoding B3 domain-containing transcription factor VRN1-like → MDSCASRNDRRLMFKSKTPHFFKIILDDHDEKLYIPRKFVRLYGNNLSNSVVLKVPTGAKWKLELVKCDGEIWLQNGWQEFVKYYSIAYGSFLVFEYNQEKSEFDVSIFDTSALEIDYPSEIANRHNDECNLEKQIHQETEILYRKLKRKSPLQFPQPSNKKIKLEKSTETRTQSLTPQEKAEAIRRAASNFKSENPYFMVAMQPTSLHLKSHYRLAIPSSFVKKYFNKPQGIAILSTIDGNLWPVEHKYYVSDASSSAKFSRGWKEFAIRNHLEIGDVCIFELINRVDTTLKVAIFRHIKDANKSPSLGNNRKRKQEESAGDDKTIQRHLCSNFYEAANKFTSVNPFFKTNISRLSRVNVPPAFAMKCSTKSTENVRFTSFARENCLKVGDVCIFELINSELLLLKDSNPVLCHEDSNFSKIKKTM, encoded by the exons ATGGATTCTTGTGCTTCAAGAAACGACCGGAGGCTGATGTTCAAATCAAAAACACCTCATTTTTTCAAGATAATTCTTGATGATCATGATGAAAAGCTT TACATTCCAAGAAAATTTGTCCGATTGTACGGAAACAATCTGTCGAATTCAGTAGTCCTGAAAGTTCCAACAGGCGCAAAATGGAAACTAGAATTAGTGAAATGTGATGGTGAGATTTGGTTGCAAAATGGCTGGCAAGAGTTTGTCAAGTATTACTCTATAGCTTATGGGTCCTTTCTAGTGTTTGAATACAATCAAGAAAAATCTGAATTCGATGTATCGATATTTGATACGAGTGCTTTAGAAATAGATTATCCGTCAGAGATCGCCAACAGACACAATGACGAATGTAATCTTGAGAAACAGATTCATCAAGAAACTGAAATCTTGTATCGGAAATTAAAACGGAAATCACCATTACAATTTCCTCAGCCTTCTAATAAGAAAATCAAGCTTGAGAAGTCCACAG AAACCAGAACACAATCATTAACACCTCAAGAAAAAGCTGAAGCAATTCGAAGAGCAGCCTctaattttaaatctgaaaatccTTACTTCATGGTTGCAATGCAGCCAACATCTCTTCATTTAAAAAGTCATTATAGACTG GCTATACCATCAAGCTTTGTGAAGAAATATTTCAACAAGCCACAAGGCATTGCTATACTTAGTACTATAGATGGGAATTTATGGCCTGTTGAGCACAAGTATTATGTTTCCGATGCTAGTTCGTCAGCAAAATTCAGTCGAGGTTGGAAAGAATTTGCTATAAGAAATCATTTGGAAATTGGAGATGTTTGCATTTTTGAACTGATCAATCGCGTTGATACTACATTGAAAGTCGCCATTTTTCGACATATCAAAGATGCTAATAAGAGCCCATCACTTG GAAACAACAGGAAAAGGAAACAAGAAGAGAGTGCTGGAGATGATAAGACTATCCAAAGGCATCTATGCTCAAATTTTTATGAAGCTGCCAACAAATTTACGTCGGTGAATCCGTTCTTCAAAACGAATATATCTCGCCTCAGCAGAGTG AATGTACCTCCCGCGTTTGCGATGAAATGCAGCACGAAAAGCACAGAGAATGTAC GATTCACTTCATTTGCAAGAGAAAATTGTCTGAAAGTAGGAGATGTTTGCATTTTCGAGTTGATCAATTCTGAATTGCTTCTGCTCAAA GATTCGAATCCAGTACTTTGCCATGAAGATTCCAACTTCAGTAAGATTAAGAAGACTATGTAA
- the LOC126660868 gene encoding B3 domain-containing transcription factor VRN1-like isoform X1 has protein sequence MSSYPLSDDGRMMMFKSKTPHFFKIILDDVLGDGKLYIPRKFVRLYGNNLPLSVVLKVPGGAKWKLELVKSDGEIWFQNGWQEFVKYYSIAYGSFLVFEYNYTNSQFNVTIFDTSTLEIDYPLDITIRNNEESHLETQIHDETEILSHKTKGKSTLLFPHTPNKKIKLERSTRKEEGNRAETLTAEVKSKALKIAASNFKSKNPFFMVAMRPTYLHRRANYRLSIPANFGKTYFNKQQGSAILRIDANLWPVEYKCYASVGRATLNKGWKEFAIINHLEIGDVCVFELIDPTNTTLEVAIFRHIKEAIKSPSLGNNKKMKQEERCGDEKSVHRHLCLDFSKAVEAANKFTSVNPFFKANISSSLSTVSIPLEFAVKCSKKNTENVWLQIGNRMWAVKLIINRASYGRGWLSAGFSLFAKENCLKAGDVCIFELINTEMLLLKVSIFRNIEK, from the exons ATGAGTTCTTATCCTCTAAGCGACGACGGAAGGATGATGATGTTTAAATCAAAAACACCCCATTTTTTCAAGATTATCCTTGATGATGTCCTCGGCGATGGAAAGCTT TACATTCCAAGAAAATTTGTCAGACTGTACGGAAACAATCTGCCACTTTCAGTAGTCCTGAAAGTTCCAGGTGGTGCCAAATGGAAATTAGAATTAGTGAAATCTGATGGTGAGATTTGGTTTCAGAATGGCTGGCAAGAGTTTGTGAAGTATTACTCTATAGCTTATGGGTCCTTTCTAGTTTTTGAATACAATTATACAAATTCTCAATTCAATGTGACGATATTTGATACGAGTACGTTAGAAATAGATTATCCATTAGACATCACTATCAGAAACAATGAAGAGTCTCATCTTGAGACACAGATTCATGACGAAACGGAAATCTTGAGTCACAAAACAAAAGGGAAATCAACATTACTATTTCCTCACACACCTAATAAGAAAATCAAGTTAGAGAGGTCCACCCGAAAAGAAGAAG GAAATAGAGCAGAAACATTGACAGCTGAAGTAAAATCTAAAGCACTTAAAATAGCAGCTTCTAATTTCAAATCTAAAAACCCTTTCTTCATGGTTGCAATGCGCCCAACTTATCTTCATCGGCGTGCTAATTATAGACTG TCTATACCAGCAAACTTTGGGAAGACATATTTCAACAAGCAACAAGGCAGTGCCATCCTTCGTATTGATGCAAATTTATGGCCTGTTGAGTACAAGTGTTACGCCTCCGTTGGAAGAGCAACATTGAATAAAGGTTGGAAAGAATTTGCAATCATAAATCATTTAGAAATTGGAGATGTTTGCGTCTTTGAACTGATTGACCCGACTAATACAACATTGGAAGTCGCCATTTTTCGACATATCAAAGAAGCTATAAAGAGCCCATCACTTG GAAACAACAAGAAAATGAAACAAGAAGAGAGGTGTGGTGATGAGAAGTCTGTCCACAGGCATTTATGCTTAGATTTTTCTAAAGCTGTTGAAGCTGCCAACAAATTTACATCAGTGAATCCGTTCTTCAAAGCGAATATATCATCTAGCCTTAGCACAGTG AGTATACCGCTCGAGTTCGCGGTGAAATGCAGCAAGAAAAACACAGAGAATGTATGGTTACAAATTGGAAACAGAATGTGGGCtgtcaaattaattatcaaCCGTGCATCTTATGGTCGAGGTTGGTTGTCTGCAGGATTCAGTCTGTTTGCAAAAGAAAATTGTCTGAAAGCAGGAGATGTTTGCATTTTTGAGTTGATCAATACTGAAATGCTTTTGCTAAAAGTTTCCATTTTCAGAAATATTGAGAAATAA
- the LOC126660868 gene encoding B3 domain-containing transcription factor VRN1-like isoform X3, translating into MHLLRMMMFKSKTPHFFKIILDDVLGDGKLYIPRKFVRLYGNNLPLSVVLKVPGGAKWKLELVKSDGEIWFQNGWQEFVKYYSIAYGSFLVFEYNYTNSQFNVTIFDTSTLEIDYPLDITIRNNEESHLETQIHDETEILSHKTKGKSTLLFPHTPNKKIKLERSTRKEEGNRAETLTAEVKSKALKIAASNFKSKNPFFMVAMRPTYLHRRANYRLSIPANFGKTYFNKQQGSAILRIDANLWPVEYKCYASVGRATLNKGWKEFAIINHLEIGDVCVFELIDPTNTTLEVAIFRHIKEAIKSPSLGNNKKMKQEERCGDEKSVHRHLCLDFSKAVEAANKFTSVNPFFKANISSSLSTVSIPLEFAVKCSKKNTENVWLQIGNRMWAVKLIINRASYGRGWLSAGFSLFAKENCLKAGDVCIFELINTEMLLLKVSIFRNIEK; encoded by the exons ATGCATTTGCTCAG GATGATGATGTTTAAATCAAAAACACCCCATTTTTTCAAGATTATCCTTGATGATGTCCTCGGCGATGGAAAGCTT TACATTCCAAGAAAATTTGTCAGACTGTACGGAAACAATCTGCCACTTTCAGTAGTCCTGAAAGTTCCAGGTGGTGCCAAATGGAAATTAGAATTAGTGAAATCTGATGGTGAGATTTGGTTTCAGAATGGCTGGCAAGAGTTTGTGAAGTATTACTCTATAGCTTATGGGTCCTTTCTAGTTTTTGAATACAATTATACAAATTCTCAATTCAATGTGACGATATTTGATACGAGTACGTTAGAAATAGATTATCCATTAGACATCACTATCAGAAACAATGAAGAGTCTCATCTTGAGACACAGATTCATGACGAAACGGAAATCTTGAGTCACAAAACAAAAGGGAAATCAACATTACTATTTCCTCACACACCTAATAAGAAAATCAAGTTAGAGAGGTCCACCCGAAAAGAAGAAG GAAATAGAGCAGAAACATTGACAGCTGAAGTAAAATCTAAAGCACTTAAAATAGCAGCTTCTAATTTCAAATCTAAAAACCCTTTCTTCATGGTTGCAATGCGCCCAACTTATCTTCATCGGCGTGCTAATTATAGACTG TCTATACCAGCAAACTTTGGGAAGACATATTTCAACAAGCAACAAGGCAGTGCCATCCTTCGTATTGATGCAAATTTATGGCCTGTTGAGTACAAGTGTTACGCCTCCGTTGGAAGAGCAACATTGAATAAAGGTTGGAAAGAATTTGCAATCATAAATCATTTAGAAATTGGAGATGTTTGCGTCTTTGAACTGATTGACCCGACTAATACAACATTGGAAGTCGCCATTTTTCGACATATCAAAGAAGCTATAAAGAGCCCATCACTTG GAAACAACAAGAAAATGAAACAAGAAGAGAGGTGTGGTGATGAGAAGTCTGTCCACAGGCATTTATGCTTAGATTTTTCTAAAGCTGTTGAAGCTGCCAACAAATTTACATCAGTGAATCCGTTCTTCAAAGCGAATATATCATCTAGCCTTAGCACAGTG AGTATACCGCTCGAGTTCGCGGTGAAATGCAGCAAGAAAAACACAGAGAATGTATGGTTACAAATTGGAAACAGAATGTGGGCtgtcaaattaattatcaaCCGTGCATCTTATGGTCGAGGTTGGTTGTCTGCAGGATTCAGTCTGTTTGCAAAAGAAAATTGTCTGAAAGCAGGAGATGTTTGCATTTTTGAGTTGATCAATACTGAAATGCTTTTGCTAAAAGTTTCCATTTTCAGAAATATTGAGAAATAA
- the LOC126660868 gene encoding B3 domain-containing transcription factor VRN1-like isoform X2 — MHLLSDDGRMMMFKSKTPHFFKIILDDVLGDGKLYIPRKFVRLYGNNLPLSVVLKVPGGAKWKLELVKSDGEIWFQNGWQEFVKYYSIAYGSFLVFEYNYTNSQFNVTIFDTSTLEIDYPLDITIRNNEESHLETQIHDETEILSHKTKGKSTLLFPHTPNKKIKLERSTRKEEGNRAETLTAEVKSKALKIAASNFKSKNPFFMVAMRPTYLHRRANYRLSIPANFGKTYFNKQQGSAILRIDANLWPVEYKCYASVGRATLNKGWKEFAIINHLEIGDVCVFELIDPTNTTLEVAIFRHIKEAIKSPSLGNNKKMKQEERCGDEKSVHRHLCLDFSKAVEAANKFTSVNPFFKANISSSLSTVSIPLEFAVKCSKKNTENVWLQIGNRMWAVKLIINRASYGRGWLSAGFSLFAKENCLKAGDVCIFELINTEMLLLKVSIFRNIEK; from the exons ATGCATTTGCTCAG CGACGACGGAAGGATGATGATGTTTAAATCAAAAACACCCCATTTTTTCAAGATTATCCTTGATGATGTCCTCGGCGATGGAAAGCTT TACATTCCAAGAAAATTTGTCAGACTGTACGGAAACAATCTGCCACTTTCAGTAGTCCTGAAAGTTCCAGGTGGTGCCAAATGGAAATTAGAATTAGTGAAATCTGATGGTGAGATTTGGTTTCAGAATGGCTGGCAAGAGTTTGTGAAGTATTACTCTATAGCTTATGGGTCCTTTCTAGTTTTTGAATACAATTATACAAATTCTCAATTCAATGTGACGATATTTGATACGAGTACGTTAGAAATAGATTATCCATTAGACATCACTATCAGAAACAATGAAGAGTCTCATCTTGAGACACAGATTCATGACGAAACGGAAATCTTGAGTCACAAAACAAAAGGGAAATCAACATTACTATTTCCTCACACACCTAATAAGAAAATCAAGTTAGAGAGGTCCACCCGAAAAGAAGAAG GAAATAGAGCAGAAACATTGACAGCTGAAGTAAAATCTAAAGCACTTAAAATAGCAGCTTCTAATTTCAAATCTAAAAACCCTTTCTTCATGGTTGCAATGCGCCCAACTTATCTTCATCGGCGTGCTAATTATAGACTG TCTATACCAGCAAACTTTGGGAAGACATATTTCAACAAGCAACAAGGCAGTGCCATCCTTCGTATTGATGCAAATTTATGGCCTGTTGAGTACAAGTGTTACGCCTCCGTTGGAAGAGCAACATTGAATAAAGGTTGGAAAGAATTTGCAATCATAAATCATTTAGAAATTGGAGATGTTTGCGTCTTTGAACTGATTGACCCGACTAATACAACATTGGAAGTCGCCATTTTTCGACATATCAAAGAAGCTATAAAGAGCCCATCACTTG GAAACAACAAGAAAATGAAACAAGAAGAGAGGTGTGGTGATGAGAAGTCTGTCCACAGGCATTTATGCTTAGATTTTTCTAAAGCTGTTGAAGCTGCCAACAAATTTACATCAGTGAATCCGTTCTTCAAAGCGAATATATCATCTAGCCTTAGCACAGTG AGTATACCGCTCGAGTTCGCGGTGAAATGCAGCAAGAAAAACACAGAGAATGTATGGTTACAAATTGGAAACAGAATGTGGGCtgtcaaattaattatcaaCCGTGCATCTTATGGTCGAGGTTGGTTGTCTGCAGGATTCAGTCTGTTTGCAAAAGAAAATTGTCTGAAAGCAGGAGATGTTTGCATTTTTGAGTTGATCAATACTGAAATGCTTTTGCTAAAAGTTTCCATTTTCAGAAATATTGAGAAATAA
- the LOC126660867 gene encoding B3 domain-containing transcription factor VRN1-like — protein sequence MVIKPTSPHFFKIVLHDKKLEIPKKFVRIYGTDLPNLSLLKLPNGDQWKIELLKSNGEIWLGKGWQEFMEFYSLAFGSFLVFQYDQKNCWFNVIIFDTSASEIEYPCKDNDGETVEPYCLGERFVEMGHEEVDNNSPVQISNNVSSLSRKRKESLRLSATNSVKKVKLRNNTTAQLDAEKSNGDIENVNGVMAKTQRLTIAEKDNVLRRARDSFKSRNPHFMTTIQPSYLCSRLIVAIPSYVNEHFKKSHGDVILYVVDGRTWSVKYSKISIKGSNTAKLYLCWKTFVQDNGLKVGDVCVFEIISCKETTLRVFIYRNMKDTNSDPSLGNKKDSKHVGRAICKQLIGGTNIEASNDLTSPNPSFKGIINLTHMKRGLMHIPREFMDKYAKKSRDNVALQVKDRQWNVKLIRHPYRGLLSAGWSTFSQENSLQARDVCIFELVNAETMLFEVSISRSKDAC from the exons ATGGTAATTAAACCAACTTCACCACACTTTTTCAAGATTGTTCTTCATGATAAGAAACTC GAGATTCCTAAGAAATTTGTGAGAATTTATGGAACTGATTTGCCAAATTTGTCTCTGCTAAAGCTTCCTAATGGTGACCAATGGAAAATAGAGTTATTAAAGAGCAATGGTGAGATTTGGTTAGGAAAAGGTTGGCAAGAATTTATGGAGTTTTACTCTTTAGCTTTTGGATCTTTTCTTGTTTTTCAATACGATCAGAAGAATTGTTGGTTCAATGTGATCATATTTGACACCAGTGCTTCAGAAATTGAGTACCCTTGTAAAGATAATGATGGTGAAACTGTGGAGCCCTATTGTCTCGGGGAACGATTTGTCGAGATGGGGCATGAAGAAGTTGATAATAATTCCCCTGTTCAAATCTCGAATAATGTTTCTTCGTTGAGCCGGAAAAGGAAAGAGAGTTTACGGTTATCGGCCACCAATTCAGTGAAGAAGGTGAAGTTGAGGAATAATACTACAGCACAACTTGATG CTGAAAAAAGTAATGGAGACATAGAAAATGTCAATGGCGTCATGGCGAAGACACAACGATTGACCATTGCTGAAAAGGATAATGTGCTTAGAAGAGCACGGGATTCTTTCAAATCTAGAAATCCTCATTTCATGACTACAATTCAGCCGTCATATTTGTGTTCAAGACTGATTGTg GCTATACCAAGCTACGTCAATGAACATTTTAAGAAAAGTCATGGTGATGTCATCCTCTATGTTGTGGATGGGAGAACTTGGTCCGTCAAATACTCTAAGATTAGTATAAAGGGAAGCAATACAGCAAAACTCTATCTTTGTTGGAAGACATTCGTGCAAGACAATGGTTTGAAAGTTGGTGATGTTTGCGTCTTTGAAATAATTAGTTGTAAAGAAACGACATTGAGAGTATTCATTTACCGAAATATGAAAGATACAAATAGCGATCCATCATTAG GTAACAAGAAGGATTCGAAACATGTAGGAAGGGCCATCTGTAAGCAGCTCATCGGAGGGACCAATATTGAAGCTTCAAACGATCTTACCTCACCAAATCCATCCTTCAAAGGGATCATCAATTTAACACATATGAAGCGGGGGCTTATG CATATACCACGAGAGTTTATGGATAAATATGCCAAGAAAAGCAGAGATAATGTCGCATTACAGGTCAAGGACAGGCAGTGGAATGTGAAGCTTATCAGACATCCATATCGAGGTCTTCTATCAGCTGGGTGGTCGACATTTTCACAGGAAAATTCTTTGCAGGCAAGGGATGTTTGCATCTTTGAGCTGGTTAATGCGGAAACTATGCTTTTTGAAGTCTCCATTTCCAGGTCTAAGGATGCATGTTAA